Proteins encoded by one window of Mesorhizobium sp. INR15:
- a CDS encoding mechanosensitive ion channel family protein, with amino-acid sequence MLFRLLRLFLLVALVVAAPLSPGAVAQGLGQAPAGLVADQQKILQDLTTKTDNLEKKIQQDAEDDGSLVDIRLQLEELSRQSLNSALAFRARLGEINARLEQLGAAPTSGQPPEPDIVSGERQGLVSEKAEINSVIALAQTLSIRISGLIDKIGNMRSELFRNLLTKRYVLSDALSPQVFSDAGDEVGNFYKAVSSWLAFAFKFKFQAILAATFVALGLALVLLVGGRRMFGRIFEADPAVEDPSYLSRLSVAFWSTLLPTLAVGAFLGSTIFFFNYYNVLRGDIGLFLNALASVIAVVFCVNRLTNAALSPRLPNWRLIPVETGPARWLVRLTTAMAVVIGLNYFLSIVNDKMGSPLSLTIARSFVATVIVGIILILMAMLRPFRARDGSWRPWPAWLRYLSFALGLFTIVAALLGYIGLALFVSQQVVVTGTVLITAYIGFLSARAIGEEGAFANTSVGRWLSANSSYEDTALDQLGLVVSVAINVMIVLVFLPLILLMWGFQPGDIQAWAYKLATGITIGSVTISVTGILSGIVVFIIGYFLTRWFQGWLDGSVMARGRVDTGVRNSIRLAVGYAGVALAALVGISAAGIDLSSLALVAGALSLGIGFGLQNVVSNFVSGLILLAERPFKVGDWIVAGDVSGTVKKISVRATEIETFQRQSVILPNSNLINNAVGNWTHRNKLGRIDIKVGVAYGTDVKQVHAILLEIARGHALVLKNPEPFVLFSNFGPAALEFEIRVFLADVMNGNIVQNDIRFTVLETFNDKHIEIPSTPRAVIDVKHAKAWPTDDDKIEADFVEQEQAKAEAEAEKKRLAKTGRKVRKPDPD; translated from the coding sequence ATGCTTTTCCGATTGCTCCGTCTGTTTTTGCTCGTCGCGCTTGTCGTTGCAGCGCCGCTGTCGCCTGGCGCGGTGGCACAAGGGCTCGGCCAGGCGCCTGCAGGACTGGTCGCCGACCAGCAGAAAATCCTGCAGGACCTGACGACCAAGACCGACAATCTCGAAAAGAAGATTCAGCAGGACGCCGAGGACGATGGCAGCCTCGTCGATATCCGCCTGCAGCTCGAGGAGCTGTCGCGCCAGTCCCTGAACAGTGCGCTGGCCTTCCGTGCCCGCCTTGGCGAGATCAACGCCCGGCTCGAGCAATTGGGCGCCGCACCGACCTCCGGCCAGCCGCCGGAGCCCGACATTGTCAGCGGCGAGCGCCAGGGGCTGGTGTCCGAAAAGGCGGAGATCAACTCGGTCATCGCCTTGGCGCAGACGCTGTCGATCCGCATCAGCGGGTTGATCGACAAGATCGGCAACATGCGCAGTGAGCTTTTCCGCAACCTTTTGACCAAGCGCTATGTGTTGTCCGATGCGCTGAGCCCGCAGGTGTTTTCCGACGCCGGCGACGAGGTCGGCAATTTCTACAAGGCGGTGTCGTCTTGGCTGGCCTTCGCTTTCAAGTTCAAATTCCAGGCTATCCTCGCCGCAACCTTCGTGGCGCTCGGCCTTGCGCTGGTGCTGCTGGTCGGTGGCAGGCGCATGTTCGGCCGGATTTTCGAAGCCGATCCCGCAGTAGAGGATCCGTCCTACCTCAGCCGCTTGTCTGTGGCCTTCTGGTCGACATTGCTGCCGACGCTGGCGGTCGGCGCCTTTCTCGGCTCAACCATTTTCTTTTTCAACTATTACAACGTGTTGCGCGGCGACATTGGCCTATTCCTCAATGCGCTGGCCTCCGTGATCGCGGTGGTGTTCTGCGTCAATCGCCTGACCAACGCGGCGCTGTCGCCGCGGCTGCCGAACTGGCGCCTCATTCCGGTTGAAACTGGGCCGGCACGTTGGCTGGTACGCCTGACGACCGCCATGGCCGTGGTCATCGGCCTCAACTATTTCCTCTCTATCGTCAACGACAAGATGGGGTCGCCGCTGTCGCTGACCATTGCCCGCAGTTTTGTCGCCACCGTCATCGTCGGCATCATCCTGATCCTGATGGCGATGCTGCGGCCGTTCAGGGCGCGCGACGGTAGCTGGCGGCCGTGGCCGGCATGGCTGCGTTACCTGTCGTTTGCGCTCGGCCTGTTCACCATCGTTGCGGCGCTGCTCGGCTATATCGGCCTTGCCCTGTTTGTCTCGCAGCAGGTCGTCGTCACCGGCACCGTGCTGATCACCGCCTATATCGGCTTCCTGTCGGCGCGGGCGATTGGCGAGGAGGGCGCTTTCGCCAACACGTCCGTGGGGCGCTGGCTGTCCGCCAACTCCAGCTACGAAGACACCGCACTCGACCAACTTGGTCTTGTCGTGAGTGTCGCCATCAACGTGATGATCGTGCTGGTGTTCCTGCCGCTGATCCTGCTGATGTGGGGGTTCCAGCCAGGCGACATCCAGGCCTGGGCTTACAAACTGGCGACAGGCATCACGATTGGGTCGGTGACGATTTCGGTCACCGGCATCCTCTCCGGCATCGTCGTCTTCATCATCGGCTATTTCCTGACCCGCTGGTTCCAGGGCTGGCTCGATGGTTCGGTCATGGCGCGTGGCCGGGTCGACACCGGTGTGCGCAATTCGATCCGGCTGGCGGTTGGCTATGCCGGCGTGGCATTGGCGGCGCTCGTCGGCATCTCGGCGGCGGGCATCGATCTCTCCAGCCTGGCGCTCGTTGCCGGTGCCCTTTCCCTCGGTATCGGTTTTGGCCTGCAGAATGTCGTGTCCAATTTCGTCTCCGGCCTGATCCTGCTTGCCGAGCGGCCATTCAAGGTTGGCGACTGGATCGTTGCCGGCGACGTCAGCGGCACGGTCAAGAAGATCAGTGTGCGCGCGACCGAGATCGAGACATTCCAACGGCAGTCGGTGATCCTGCCCAATTCCAACCTGATCAACAATGCCGTCGGCAACTGGACACATCGCAACAAGCTTGGCCGCATCGACATCAAGGTCGGTGTTGCCTACGGCACAGACGTCAAGCAGGTCCACGCCATCCTGCTCGAGATCGCACGCGGCCATGCGCTGGTGCTGAAGAACCCCGAACCCTTCGTGCTGTTTTCCAATTTTGGACCCGCGGCGCTCGAGTTCGAGATTCGGGTGTTTCTTGCCGATGTGATGAACGGCAACATCGTGCAGAACGACATCCGCTTCACGGTTCTCGAAACCTTCAACGACAAGCATATCGAGATCCCTTCGACGCCGCGTGCGGTCATCGACGTCAAGCATGCGAAAGCCTGGCCGACCGACGACGACAAGATCGAGGCCGATTTCGTCGAGCAGGAGCAAGCCAAGGCGGAGGCCGAGGCCGAGAAGAAGCGTCTGGCCAAAACCGGGCGGAAGGTGCGCAAGCCCGATCCCGACTGA
- a CDS encoding sarcosine oxidase subunit delta, translating into MLITCPYCGPRDVIEFTYQGDGNRERPNPASQNLDAWNAYVYDRLNPAGDHNEIWQHSGGCRAHLRVVRNTVTHEISSVAFVHGDHTSAARRKAESKS; encoded by the coding sequence GTGCTGATCACCTGCCCCTATTGCGGCCCGCGCGATGTCATCGAATTCACCTACCAGGGTGACGGCAATCGCGAACGCCCCAACCCCGCCTCGCAGAACCTCGACGCGTGGAACGCCTATGTCTATGACCGGCTCAACCCGGCCGGCGATCACAACGAGATCTGGCAGCATTCCGGCGGTTGCCGCGCCCATCTGCGGGTCGTGCGCAACACGGTGACGCACGAGATTTCCAGCGTCGCTTTCGTGCACGGCGACCACACATCCGCCGCACGGCGCAAGGCGGAGAGCAAGTCATGA
- the soxG gene encoding sarcosine oxidase subunit gamma family protein: MVDRQSPLEPEFHPGSHGNFEHGVDIILTETKPGSIVQLAAWPGEEKTLMAAIRTVTGLALPDGAGGGTSDGVKSVFGFAPGKFTVADEAGGLAAAFAKVVTPAIGTVTDLSHGRTAIRIAGPKAEWVMAKFFAIDFALPAFPIGAGRSTTHHDVFAQIQRTGSDQFDIYVFRSFARSFWKALCHASEEVGYEVQ, from the coding sequence ATGGTTGATCGCCAATCACCACTTGAACCGGAGTTTCATCCGGGTTCGCATGGCAATTTCGAGCACGGCGTCGATATCATCCTGACCGAGACCAAGCCGGGGTCGATCGTCCAGCTCGCGGCCTGGCCGGGCGAGGAAAAGACGCTGATGGCTGCTATCCGCACGGTTACCGGGCTGGCTTTGCCTGACGGCGCCGGTGGCGGCACCAGTGACGGGGTGAAATCGGTGTTCGGCTTCGCGCCGGGAAAGTTCACGGTCGCCGACGAAGCCGGAGGGCTTGCCGCCGCCTTTGCCAAGGTCGTCACGCCAGCCATCGGCACGGTGACCGACCTGTCGCACGGAAGAACCGCGATCCGCATTGCCGGTCCGAAGGCCGAATGGGTGATGGCGAAATTCTTCGCCATCGACTTCGCGCTGCCGGCCTTTCCGATCGGCGCCGGCCGATCGACCACCCACCATGATGTTTTCGCCCAGATCCAGCGCACCGGCTCGGATCAGTTCGACATCTACGTCTTCCGCTCGTTCGCGCGCTCGTTCTGGAAGGCGCTCTGTCACGCCAGCGAAGAAGTCGGCTACGAGGTGCAATAG
- a CDS encoding UbiA family prenyltransferase yields the protein MDARSDRNAIPLAVDLDGTLIATDLLWEGLFILLKKNPLYIFLVPFWAPGGPARLKQAIAQRIDIDPASLPYREALLCRLRTEHAEGRKIVLATGTPRKFADAIAGYLGIFDRVLATDGLDNLTSGKKRASLVAAYGDGGFDYAGNSRHDLKVFDAARNAIIVAPDRHAARWQATHGAETVPTPKPTFRTIVKMLRVHQWLKNTLIAVPMVLSHEYFNTGMIWQCLLAFISFSAVASAIYILNDFFDLSLDRTHLTKRNRPFASGVLSIPFGLGAIAVLLAIGVGTGLLLPIEFLAVLGGYMIITTAYSLSFKRMLLVDVLTLAGLYTVRVLAGAAATGVDVSFWLLAFSIFFFLSLALVKRFVELRTTCISPGERIAGRGYRSEDQEIVAQAGMASAFSSALVLALYMDSVSVRELYPHPWLIWPLAPIVLYLTMRVWILARRNEMHDDPVVFIIRDWRSQIVVLIGAALLVVGGW from the coding sequence ATGGACGCGCGGTCGGACAGGAACGCAATACCGCTCGCGGTCGATCTCGACGGCACGTTGATCGCAACCGACCTGTTGTGGGAAGGGCTGTTCATCCTTCTCAAGAAGAACCCGCTCTACATTTTCCTTGTGCCATTCTGGGCTCCCGGCGGACCGGCGCGGCTGAAGCAGGCGATCGCCCAGCGCATCGACATCGACCCGGCATCGCTGCCTTATCGCGAGGCGTTGCTGTGCCGCCTGCGCACCGAACACGCGGAAGGCCGCAAGATCGTGCTGGCGACCGGTACGCCGCGCAAATTCGCCGACGCCATCGCTGGGTATCTCGGCATTTTCGACCGTGTTCTTGCAACCGACGGCCTCGACAATCTGACTTCCGGCAAGAAGCGCGCTTCGCTGGTCGCGGCCTATGGCGACGGCGGCTTCGATTATGCCGGCAACAGCCGTCACGATCTCAAGGTCTTCGACGCCGCGCGCAACGCCATCATAGTGGCACCCGACCGTCATGCCGCGCGTTGGCAGGCAACACATGGCGCCGAAACGGTGCCGACGCCGAAGCCGACATTCAGGACCATCGTCAAGATGCTGCGCGTGCATCAGTGGTTGAAGAACACGCTGATCGCCGTGCCGATGGTCCTGTCGCACGAATATTTCAACACCGGCATGATCTGGCAGTGCCTGCTGGCATTCATCTCGTTCAGCGCGGTGGCGTCGGCAATCTACATCCTCAACGATTTCTTCGACCTGTCACTCGATCGCACGCACCTGACCAAACGCAACCGGCCATTTGCCAGCGGCGTGCTGTCGATCCCATTCGGTCTCGGCGCGATTGCCGTGCTGCTGGCCATTGGTGTCGGCACCGGGTTGCTGCTGCCAATCGAGTTTCTGGCCGTTCTTGGCGGCTACATGATCATAACGACGGCCTATTCGCTGTCGTTCAAGCGCATGCTTCTGGTCGATGTGCTGACGCTTGCCGGCCTCTACACGGTTCGAGTACTGGCGGGCGCGGCTGCGACCGGAGTCGATGTCTCGTTCTGGCTGCTTGCCTTTTCGATCTTCTTCTTTCTGTCGCTGGCTCTGGTGAAGCGCTTTGTCGAATTGCGCACCACATGCATTTCGCCAGGTGAACGCATTGCCGGCCGCGGTTATCGCAGCGAGGACCAGGAGATCGTCGCCCAGGCCGGCATGGCCTCTGCTTTTTCCTCCGCACTGGTGCTGGCGCTCTATATGGATAGCGTTTCGGTGCGCGAACTCTATCCGCACCCATGGCTGATCTGGCCGCTGGCGCCAATCGTCCTCTATCTCACCATGCGCGTCTGGATCCTCGCCCGCCGCAACGAGATGCATGACGATCCGGTCGTGTTCATCATCCGCGACTGGCGCAGCCAGATCGTCGTGCTGATCGGAGCGGCGCTGCTGGTCGTCGGGGGCTGGTAG
- a CDS encoding sarcosine oxidase subunit beta, whose amino-acid sequence MAEYSAFSLLANALKGNKDWKPAWRKPDPKASYDVIIIGGGGHGLATAYYLAKEHGITNVAVLEKGWLGSGNVGRNTTAVRSNYLLPANTRFYEHSMKLWEDLSHDLNYNVMFSQRGCLNLAHTPAQFDDYARRGNAMRHLGVDAELMTPAQIKRLIPALDISDSARFPVVGGLMQRRAGTARHDAVAWGYARGADRRGVDIVENCEVTGFLRDGDRITGVSTSRGEIRAKKVAVAVAGSTGRVMQLAGIETMPIESHVLQAFVTESLKPFIDTVVTFGMGHFYMSQSDKGGLVYGGDIDGYNSYAQRGNLPVVDEVMSEMLALFPGLARVRMLRSWGGVCDMSMDGSPIITTGPLHGMYLNCGWCYGGFKATPASGWCFAWTIAKDQPHEFNAPFTLDRFHRGLVIDDKGQGANPRLH is encoded by the coding sequence ATGGCAGAGTACTCGGCCTTTTCGCTGCTTGCGAACGCGCTCAAGGGAAACAAGGACTGGAAGCCGGCCTGGCGCAAGCCGGATCCGAAGGCGTCCTATGATGTCATCATCATCGGCGGTGGCGGCCACGGGCTGGCAACCGCCTATTACCTGGCCAAGGAACACGGCATCACCAATGTCGCGGTGCTGGAAAAGGGCTGGCTCGGCTCCGGCAATGTCGGCCGCAACACGACAGCTGTGCGCTCCAACTACCTCTTGCCAGCCAACACCCGCTTCTACGAGCACTCGATGAAGCTGTGGGAGGACCTCTCGCACGACCTCAACTACAACGTCATGTTCTCGCAGCGCGGCTGCCTGAACCTTGCCCATACGCCGGCCCAGTTCGACGACTATGCCCGGCGCGGCAACGCCATGCGCCATCTCGGCGTCGATGCCGAATTGATGACGCCGGCGCAGATCAAGCGCCTGATCCCGGCGCTGGATATCTCCGACAGTGCCCGCTTCCCGGTGGTCGGCGGCCTGATGCAGCGGCGGGCCGGCACCGCTCGCCACGATGCGGTGGCCTGGGGTTATGCACGCGGCGCTGACCGTCGTGGCGTCGACATTGTCGAGAATTGCGAAGTCACCGGCTTCCTGCGTGACGGCGACCGCATCACGGGCGTTTCGACCTCGCGCGGCGAAATCCGCGCCAAGAAGGTGGCGGTCGCGGTGGCCGGCAGCACTGGCCGCGTCATGCAGCTTGCCGGCATCGAGACTATGCCGATCGAAAGCCATGTGCTGCAGGCCTTTGTGACAGAATCGCTGAAGCCGTTCATCGACACCGTGGTGACCTTCGGCATGGGGCATTTCTACATGTCGCAGTCCGACAAGGGCGGCCTCGTCTACGGCGGCGACATCGACGGCTACAACAGCTATGCCCAACGCGGCAATCTGCCTGTCGTCGACGAGGTGATGAGCGAGATGCTGGCGCTGTTCCCAGGCCTCGCCCGGGTCCGCATGCTGCGCTCCTGGGGCGGCGTCTGCGACATGTCGATGGACGGCTCGCCGATCATCACCACCGGGCCCCTGCACGGAATGTATCTCAATTGCGGCTGGTGCTACGGCGGCTTCAAGGCGACGCCGGCCTCCGGCTGGTGCTTTGCCTGGACCATCGCCAAGGATCAGCCGCACGAGTTCAATGCGCCTTTCACGCTCGACCGCTTCCATCGCGGCCTGGTCATCGACGACAAGGGCCAAGGTGCGAACCCCCGCCTTCACTAG
- a CDS encoding sarcosine oxidase subunit alpha has product MSPRRTEAGGRIDRLKTIRFTFDGAAYTGHAGDTLASALLANGVTLFGRSFKYHRPRGLLTAGVEEPNALVTVLKGEVREPNIAATMVEIHDGLVAVSQNRFPSLAWDVNAINQLGGKILSAGFYYKTFMGPVIGPLKGTRFWMFCEHFIRRAAGLGSAGSAKDPARYERMNAFCDVLVVGSGPAGLMAAKAAADQGARVILSELEPHFGGSAKWSNETIDGMPAADWARRAVAQLEGHDNVRLLPRTTVWGYYDGNTIAALERVSDHKENPAKGEPRHRYWAIRAKSVVLATGSFERPLVFPGNDRPGVMLAHAGERYANEYGVLPGSRVALFTNNDSAYRSALALKKAGAAVVAVIDVRPEISSNMLKMAGEAEAEIFAGHAVIATEGGKALSGIKVQRFDMVTGALSGDARSIHADCLLMSGGWSPTIHLASQAGAKAEWNADRQAFLPPKPTQKWIGAGAFTGSFSTLEAIAEGRAAGLSAAGGQGTPSVLPTVEAAPGYPDPAPVFEIRAKGKSFVDFQHDVTAEDVRLAHREGFVSVEHLKRYTTLGMATDQGKSSNVPGLAIMAEALGKPIPEVGTTRFRPPFSAVSIGSLAAERFGDLRPERLTPMHDWHIANGATVYSAGLWYRPMIYGLSGETVEQAYVREARATRESAGIVDVSTLGKIAVKGPDAAEFLDRVYTNMFSTLAVGKARYGLMLREDGLAFDDGTTWRLGEQDFLMTTTTANAGKVMQHLEYFLDVIWPELKVHVTSVTDEWAGAAIGGPKARQILAACVTGTPVDNAALPFMGIVHGQIAGVPVMICRLSFSGEMAFEVYSGAGHGTHVWEALIGAGKPFGLVTYGLEALGTMRIEKGHVTGAEIDGRTTARDLHLDWMLSKKKPFIGSAMMDREGLIAPDRLELVGVVALDNRPLSGGAHIVEELDEANPHGSIGHITACCYSPALGKHIALALIKGGKTRHGTRAHVSDPLRNRFGPVEIVSNHFFDPDGSRMHG; this is encoded by the coding sequence ATGAGCCCGCGCCGTACCGAGGCCGGCGGCCGCATCGACCGGCTGAAAACCATCCGCTTCACCTTCGATGGCGCGGCTTACACCGGCCATGCCGGCGACACACTGGCGTCGGCACTTCTGGCCAATGGCGTTACGCTCTTTGGCCGTTCGTTCAAGTATCATCGCCCGCGCGGCCTGCTGACCGCCGGCGTCGAGGAACCGAATGCCCTGGTGACTGTGTTGAAGGGCGAGGTTCGCGAGCCCAACATCGCCGCGACCATGGTCGAGATCCATGATGGACTGGTAGCCGTCAGCCAGAACCGCTTTCCTTCGCTCGCGTGGGACGTCAACGCGATCAACCAGCTCGGCGGCAAGATCCTCTCCGCTGGCTTCTACTACAAGACCTTCATGGGACCGGTGATCGGCCCGCTCAAGGGCACCCGCTTCTGGATGTTCTGCGAGCATTTCATCCGCCGCGCCGCCGGCCTCGGCAGCGCCGGATCGGCGAAGGACCCGGCCCGCTACGAACGCATGAACGCCTTTTGCGACGTGCTGGTGGTCGGCTCCGGCCCCGCCGGCCTGATGGCAGCCAAGGCCGCCGCCGACCAGGGCGCCCGTGTCATCCTCAGCGAACTCGAACCGCATTTCGGCGGTTCGGCCAAATGGTCGAACGAAACGATCGACGGCATGCCGGCGGCGGATTGGGCAAGGCGTGCGGTCGCCCAGCTCGAAGGCCATGACAATGTCCGCCTGCTGCCGCGCACGACCGTCTGGGGCTATTACGACGGCAACACGATTGCCGCCCTGGAGCGGGTTAGCGACCACAAGGAAAATCCGGCCAAGGGCGAGCCACGCCACCGCTACTGGGCAATCCGCGCCAAGTCAGTGGTGCTCGCCACCGGCTCGTTCGAGCGGCCGCTGGTGTTTCCGGGCAATGACAGGCCAGGCGTGATGCTGGCGCATGCCGGCGAGCGCTATGCCAATGAGTATGGCGTATTGCCTGGCAGCAGGGTCGCGCTGTTCACCAACAATGACAGCGCCTACCGCTCCGCTCTTGCGCTGAAGAAGGCAGGCGCTGCCGTCGTCGCCGTCATCGATGTGCGCCCCGAGATCTCCAGTAACATGCTCAAGATGGCCGGTGAAGCCGAAGCCGAGATTTTCGCCGGCCATGCAGTGATCGCCACCGAGGGCGGCAAGGCGCTGTCGGGCATCAAGGTGCAGCGCTTCGACATGGTGACCGGCGCGCTCAGCGGCGATGCGCGCAGCATCCATGCCGATTGCCTGCTGATGTCGGGCGGCTGGTCGCCAACCATCCATCTCGCCAGCCAGGCCGGCGCCAAGGCGGAATGGAACGCCGACCGGCAAGCCTTCCTGCCGCCGAAGCCGACGCAGAAATGGATCGGCGCCGGCGCTTTCACCGGCAGTTTCTCCACATTGGAAGCCATCGCCGAAGGCCGCGCCGCCGGCCTCTCAGCCGCGGGCGGCCAAGGCACACCGTCGGTATTGCCGACGGTCGAAGCCGCCCCGGGCTATCCCGATCCGGCGCCCGTCTTCGAGATCAGAGCCAAGGGCAAGAGTTTCGTCGATTTCCAGCATGACGTGACAGCAGAAGATGTGCGGCTGGCGCATCGCGAGGGGTTTGTCTCGGTTGAGCACCTGAAGCGCTACACCACGCTTGGCATGGCCACCGACCAGGGCAAGAGCTCCAACGTCCCTGGCCTGGCCATCATGGCCGAGGCATTGGGCAAGCCGATCCCCGAGGTTGGCACGACGCGGTTCCGCCCGCCCTTCTCGGCGGTGTCGATCGGCTCGCTGGCCGCCGAGCGTTTTGGCGATCTCAGGCCCGAGCGGCTGACGCCGATGCATGACTGGCACATCGCCAATGGCGCGACGGTGTATTCGGCTGGCCTCTGGTATCGCCCGATGATCTATGGGCTTTCAGGTGAAACGGTCGAGCAGGCCTATGTCCGCGAAGCCAGGGCAACGCGCGAAAGCGCCGGCATCGTTGATGTCTCGACCCTTGGCAAGATCGCCGTGAAGGGTCCGGACGCGGCCGAATTCCTCGACCGGGTCTATACCAACATGTTCTCGACACTTGCGGTCGGCAAGGCGCGCTACGGGCTGATGCTGCGCGAGGACGGGCTGGCCTTCGACGACGGCACGACATGGCGGCTCGGCGAACAGGACTTCCTGATGACCACCACCACGGCCAATGCCGGCAAGGTGATGCAGCATCTCGAATATTTCCTCGACGTTATCTGGCCGGAGTTGAAAGTTCACGTCACTTCGGTGACCGATGAATGGGCCGGCGCTGCCATCGGCGGGCCGAAAGCAAGGCAGATCCTTGCCGCCTGTGTCACTGGCACGCCAGTCGACAATGCGGCTCTGCCGTTCATGGGCATCGTGCATGGCCAGATAGCAGGTGTACCAGTGATGATTTGCCGGCTCTCCTTCTCCGGTGAAATGGCATTCGAGGTCTATTCCGGCGCCGGCCATGGCACCCATGTCTGGGAGGCGCTGATCGGGGCCGGCAAGCCATTCGGGCTGGTCACATACGGGCTCGAGGCGCTGGGCACAATGCGCATCGAGAAGGGCCACGTCACCGGCGCCGAGATCGATGGCCGCACCACGGCGCGCGATCTGCATCTCGATTGGATGCTGTCGAAGAAGAAGCCTTTCATCGGTTCGGCGATGATGGACCGCGAAGGCCTGATCGCGCCCGACCGGCTCGAACTGGTTGGCGTGGTCGCGCTCGACAATCGGCCGCTCAGCGGCGGCGCGCATATTGTCGAGGAACTCGACGAGGCCAATCCGCACGGCTCGATCGGCCACATCACCGCTTGCTGCTACTCGCCGGCGCTCGGCAAGCATATCGCGCTGGCGCTGATCAAGGGCGGCAAGACGCGGCATGGCACACGCGCCCATGTCTCCGATCCCTTGCGCAACCGGTTCGGACCGGTCGAGATCGTCTCCAACCACTTCTTCGATCCGGACGGGAGCCGCATGCATGGTTGA
- a CDS encoding MFS transporter, which yields MTAEVSAGATDRADVSARALLLLPLTVACGVFMTSLDQNVVVTALPGISESLGRPPSQLGLLITVYVASLIISMPLGGWAADRFGLRNVYCFALLVFATASALCGLSSDIWTLVGARALQGFGGALMGTLGQVVILQTFPRSRTLKINMYISLAGQSGPLVGPLVGGALTTYISWRWIFFINVPFALAAALLAASLFPTVTKPVRTPFDFPGFVLVGAGMVLLVFGMDSLAAKDAGGGMIAGELALAIIILAVASFYCLRARNPLLDLNLLRIRTFRVSFLTGGGLDTIGLSSVVFLLPLMFQLGFGMSAVQAGSLTFVAAVGSVAMRFFMPRLLNRFGFRRVLVFNTPIVACMVAGFALIQATTPAWIVLTYIFVFGVFRSVQWASTGNLAYSDIAPEQLARFSALYYILWQLAVAIGVGLAAATLSFLAGGGPAVANDFRIMFVIEGIITLCALLAYLRLTPQDGAHVSGHGAQMNTE from the coding sequence ATGACCGCAGAAGTTTCCGCCGGCGCCACCGATCGCGCCGATGTTTCGGCAAGGGCACTGCTCTTGCTGCCGCTGACGGTCGCCTGCGGTGTCTTCATGACCAGCCTCGACCAGAATGTCGTGGTGACGGCGCTTCCCGGCATCAGCGAAAGCCTTGGCCGGCCGCCGAGCCAGCTTGGCCTACTGATCACCGTCTACGTCGCAAGCCTGATCATCTCGATGCCGCTCGGCGGCTGGGCCGCCGACCGTTTCGGCCTGCGCAATGTCTACTGCTTCGCCTTGCTGGTCTTCGCCACCGCATCGGCCTTGTGCGGCCTGTCGAGCGATATCTGGACGCTGGTCGGCGCCCGCGCGCTACAAGGCTTCGGCGGCGCTTTGATGGGCACGCTCGGCCAAGTCGTCATCCTGCAGACCTTTCCGCGCAGCCGCACGCTCAAGATCAACATGTATATCTCGCTCGCCGGCCAGTCCGGACCACTGGTCGGTCCGCTCGTCGGCGGCGCGCTCACCACCTACATTTCCTGGCGTTGGATCTTCTTCATCAATGTGCCTTTTGCGCTGGCGGCGGCATTGCTGGCGGCCTCGCTGTTTCCCACGGTGACCAAGCCGGTGCGCACGCCTTTCGACTTTCCGGGCTTCGTCCTGGTCGGTGCCGGCATGGTACTGCTGGTTTTCGGCATGGATTCGCTGGCCGCGAAAGACGCCGGCGGCGGCATGATCGCCGGTGAACTGGCGCTGGCTATCATCATCCTGGCGGTGGCCTCGTTCTATTGCCTGCGCGCCCGCAACCCGCTGCTTGACCTCAACCTGCTGCGCATCCGCACCTTCCGTGTCAGCTTCCTCACCGGTGGCGGACTGGACACGATCGGCCTCAGTTCCGTTGTGTTCCTGCTGCCGTTGATGTTCCAGCTCGGCTTCGGCATGAGCGCGGTACAGGCGGGATCGTTGACTTTCGTTGCCGCCGTCGGATCGGTCGCCATGCGTTTCTTCATGCCACGGCTTCTCAACCGCTTCGGCTTCCGCCGCGTGCTGGTCTTCAACACCCCTATTGTGGCTTGCATGGTCGCGGGTTTTGCCTTGATACAAGCGACGACGCCGGCCTGGATCGTGCTCACCTACATCTTTGTCTTCGGCGTCTTCCGCTCGGTGCAGTGGGCCTCGACCGGCAACCTCGCCTACTCCGACATCGCGCCCGAACAGCTCGCCCGCTTCAGCGCACTCTACTACATCCTGTGGCAGCTGGCGGTCGCGATCGGCGTGGGCCTTGCCGCGGCCACGCTCTCATTCCTCGCCGGAGGCGGCCCGGCGGTCGCCAACGACTTCCGGATCATGTTCGTCATCGAAGGCATCATCACGCTCTGTGCGCTGCTTGCCTATCTCAGGCTGACGCCGCAGGACGGCGCCCATGTCAGCGGCCATGGCGCGCAGATGAACACCGAGTAG